Proteins encoded in a region of the Vitis riparia cultivar Riparia Gloire de Montpellier isolate 1030 chromosome 7, EGFV_Vit.rip_1.0, whole genome shotgun sequence genome:
- the LOC117918032 gene encoding apidaecins type 73-like has translation MELRKLAPREAPVQASTSEPPRPEVVSPPVKPTPKKRQAKPTLQTPPARRYLTRSGGRPLQKRARVESSEPIDLTGQSPVPSPEPSPVPSPAPPTKPQASQPPPSEPQILSEIAPKAILRRPMLTQPPIEGNLDCRARPFHSELYFDIAAFQLQPELEGSFQLLRRHHMEQLLTPRDFFYPRILEHLGYPAEPQLERKRICRDVFTFDKWSNMTAYRMEQPELPQPAQIPTARRASPRLIPEGIPVASPSIARAPPVPPVTPASAQPSTSAEPRMAIPISEYRDLCQALQILTASQSSLA, from the exons atggagct CCGAAAGCTAGCGCCGCGAGAGGCGCCTGTTCAAGCCTCAACTTCTGAGCCTCCACGGCCGGAAGTTGTTTCGCCTCCTGTGAAGCCCACGCCAAAGAAGCGCCAGGCCAAGCCGACGTTGCAGACGCCTCCGGCGAGGCGCTAtcttaccaggtcagggggccgtCCCCTGCAAAAACGAGCTAGAGTGGAAAGTTCGGAACCCATCGACTTGACAGGGCAGTCCCCTGTTCCATCTCCAGAGCCCtctccggtgccatctccggcaccgccGACGAAGCCTCAAGCAAGCCAGCCGCCACCTTCTGAGCCCCAAATTCTGTCTGAAATAGCTCCTAAAGCGATTCTCAGGCGTCCAATGCTCACTcagccaccaattgaaggcaatttggattgTCGAGCTCGACCATTTCATTCCGAGTTGTACTTTGACATAGCCGCCTTCCAATTGCAGCCGGAGCTTGAAGGgtcattccaattgctgcgcAGACATCACATGGAGCAGCTGCTGACCCCGCGAGACTTCTTCTATCCTAGA ATTCTTGAGCATCTGGGGtacccagcagagcctcagctGGAGCGCAAGAGGATATGTCGAGATGTGTTTACTTTCGACAAATGGAGCAATATGACAgcttataggatggagcagccagagcttccacagccagctcagaTTCCAACTGCTAGGAGAGCATCTCCACgtcttatacctgagggtatacctgtTGCCTCTCCTTCCATAGCCAGAGCCCCTCCAGTCCCTCCAGTTACTCCAGCTTCAGCACAGCCCTCCACTTCAGCCGAGCCaaggatggccatccctatttctgagtatagggatttatgccAGGCATTGCAGATCTTGACAgcctctcagagcagccttgcttAG